A genomic window from Glycine max cultivar Williams 82 chromosome 17, Glycine_max_v4.0, whole genome shotgun sequence includes:
- the LOC100801457 gene encoding bHLH transcription factor RHL1 isoform X1, which yields MQPCSREMQGPNTTNSLFNNNTTCSNQPQIHFDTTSNDDFLKQMLSNLPSSSWTLDQTTPDNNVVFPYDVEHANLASKFRNHQITTDNDKASALMLHHHLLLSSSAAAANSQLLHMPFDSSAPNDVVDAPSFKSLTPNGEPASVQALYNGFSGSLQPNNQTHHFQQHPQPQVQGQSFGASAPANGGGSGQPKQRVRARRGQATDPHSIAERLRRERIAERMKALQELVPNANKTDKASMLDEIIDYVKFLQLQVKVLSMSRLGGAAAVAPLVAEGGGDCIQAKRSNSNDSLAMTEQQVAKLMEEDMGSAMQYLQGKGLCLMPISLASAISKATCHPFINGDGPSSPRMSALTLANAVVKDAASVSKS from the exons ATGCAACCTTGTAGCAGAGAAATGCAAGGCCCTAACACTACTAACTCTCTCTTCAACAACAATACTACCTGTAGTAATCAGCCGCAGATCCACTTCGACACCACTTCCAACGACGATTTCCTCAAGCAAATGCTTTCCAACCTCCCTTCTTCTTCATGGACCCTCGACCAAACCACACCCGATAATAACGTCGTTTTCCCCTACGACGTCGAACACGCCAACTTGGCCTCCAAGTTTCGCAACCACCAGATCACCACCGACAACGACAAGGCCTCCGCTCTCAtgctccaccaccacctcctcctCTCCTCCTCCGCCGCTGCCGCCAACTCCCAACTCCTCCACATGCCCTTTGACTCCTCCGCGCCAAACGACGTCGTTGACGCCCCCTCCTTCAAATCTCTCACTCCC AACGGTGAGCCTGCTTCCGTTCAAGCTCTCTACAACGGCTTCTCTGGATCTCTTCAACCCAATAATCAAACTCACCATTTTCAACAACACCCTCAGCCTCAGGTTCAG GGGCAGAGTTTTGGAGCTTCGGCTCCGGCTAACGGTGGCGGTTCGGGTCAGCCGAAGCAGAGGGTTAGAGCCAGGAGAGGACAAGCCACGGACCCACACAGCATCGCCGAAAGG TTACGGAGGGAGAGAATCGCAGAGCGAATGAAGGCCCTACAAGAACTAGTTCCTAATGCCAACAAG ACTGACAAGGCCTCCATGCTGGATGAGATCATCGATTATGTGAAGTTCCTACAGCTCCAAGTCAAG gttttaagCATGAGCAGATTGGGCGGTGCAGCAGCTGTGGCACCCCTTGTTGCTGAG GGTGGCGGTGACTGCATCCAAGCCAAACGCAGCAACTCAAACGACAGCCTCGCCATGACGGAGCAACAGGTGGCGAAGCTGATGGAGGAAGACATGGGTTCCGCCATGCAGTACTTGCAGGGCAAGGGTCTATGCCTGATGCCTATTTCGCTCGCCAGCGCAATCTCCAAAGCCACGTGTCACCCCTTCATCAACGGTGATGGGCCCTCCTCTCCCCGAATGTCCGCGCTCACTCTGGCTAACGCCGTCGTCAAAGACGCGGCCTCCGTTTCCAAGTCCTGA
- the LOC100801457 gene encoding bHLH transcription factor RHL1 isoform X2: protein MQPCSREMQGPNTTNSLFNNNTTCSNQPQIHFDTTSNDDFLKQMLSNLPSSSWTLDQTTPDNNVVFPYDVEHANLASKFRNHQITTDNDKASALMLHHHLLLSSSAAAANSQLLHMPFDSSAPNDVVDAPSFKSLTPNGEPASVQALYNGFSGSLQPNNQTHHFQQHPQPQVQVQSFGASAPANGGGSGQPKQRVRARRGQATDPHSIAERLRRERIAERMKALQELVPNANKTDKASMLDEIIDYVKFLQLQVKVLSMSRLGGAAAVAPLVAEGGGDCIQAKRSNSNDSLAMTEQQVAKLMEEDMGSAMQYLQGKGLCLMPISLASAISKATCHPFINGDGPSSPRMSALTLANAVVKDAASVSKS, encoded by the exons ATGCAACCTTGTAGCAGAGAAATGCAAGGCCCTAACACTACTAACTCTCTCTTCAACAACAATACTACCTGTAGTAATCAGCCGCAGATCCACTTCGACACCACTTCCAACGACGATTTCCTCAAGCAAATGCTTTCCAACCTCCCTTCTTCTTCATGGACCCTCGACCAAACCACACCCGATAATAACGTCGTTTTCCCCTACGACGTCGAACACGCCAACTTGGCCTCCAAGTTTCGCAACCACCAGATCACCACCGACAACGACAAGGCCTCCGCTCTCAtgctccaccaccacctcctcctCTCCTCCTCCGCCGCTGCCGCCAACTCCCAACTCCTCCACATGCCCTTTGACTCCTCCGCGCCAAACGACGTCGTTGACGCCCCCTCCTTCAAATCTCTCACTCCC AACGGTGAGCCTGCTTCCGTTCAAGCTCTCTACAACGGCTTCTCTGGATCTCTTCAACCCAATAATCAAACTCACCATTTTCAACAACACCCTCAGCCTCAGGTTCAGGTTCAG AGTTTTGGAGCTTCGGCTCCGGCTAACGGTGGCGGTTCGGGTCAGCCGAAGCAGAGGGTTAGAGCCAGGAGAGGACAAGCCACGGACCCACACAGCATCGCCGAAAGG TTACGGAGGGAGAGAATCGCAGAGCGAATGAAGGCCCTACAAGAACTAGTTCCTAATGCCAACAAG ACTGACAAGGCCTCCATGCTGGATGAGATCATCGATTATGTGAAGTTCCTACAGCTCCAAGTCAAG gttttaagCATGAGCAGATTGGGCGGTGCAGCAGCTGTGGCACCCCTTGTTGCTGAG GGTGGCGGTGACTGCATCCAAGCCAAACGCAGCAACTCAAACGACAGCCTCGCCATGACGGAGCAACAGGTGGCGAAGCTGATGGAGGAAGACATGGGTTCCGCCATGCAGTACTTGCAGGGCAAGGGTCTATGCCTGATGCCTATTTCGCTCGCCAGCGCAATCTCCAAAGCCACGTGTCACCCCTTCATCAACGGTGATGGGCCCTCCTCTCCCCGAATGTCCGCGCTCACTCTGGCTAACGCCGTCGTCAAAGACGCGGCCTCCGTTTCCAAGTCCTGA
- the LOC100788568 gene encoding CBL-interacting serine/threonine-protein kinase 6, whose product MNSERQSTTTTLLHGKYELGRVLGHGSFAKVYHARNLKTGQHVAMKVVGKEKVIKVGMMEQVKREISVMKMVKHPNIVELHEVMASKSKIYISIELVRGGELFNKVSKGRLKEDLARLYFQQLISAVDFCHSRGVYHRDLKPENLLLDEHGNLKVSDFGLTAFSDHLKEDGLLHTTCGTPAYVSPEVIAKKGYDGAKADIWSCGVILYVLLAGFLPFQDDNLVAMYKKIHRGDFKCPPWFSLDARKLVTKLLDPNPNTRISISKVMESSWFKKQVPRKVEEVVEKVDLEEKIENQETMNAFHIISLSEGFNLSPLFEEKRKEEMRFATAGTPSSVISRLEEVAKAGKFDVKSSETKVRLQGQERGRKGKLAIAADIYAVTPSFMVVEVKKDNGDTLEYNQFCSKQLRPALKDIFWNSAPASA is encoded by the coding sequence ATGAACAGCGAGAGACAGTCGACGACGACGACGTTGCTGCACGGCAAGTACGAGCTAGGTCGTGTGCTGGGGCACGGAAGCTTCGCCAAGGTCTACCACGCGCGGAACCTGAAGACGGGGCAGCACGTGGCTATGAAGGTCGTTGGAAAAGAAAAGGTGATCAAGGTCGGAATGATGGAGCAGGTCAAGAGGGAGATCTCGGTCATGAAGATGGTCAAGCACCCAAACATCGTCGAGCTCCACGAAGTCATGGCCAGTAAGTCCAAGATCTACATCTCCATCGAACTCGTCCGCGGCGGAGAGCTCTTCAACAAGGTCTCCAAGGGACGCTTGAAGGAGGACCTGGCCAGACTCTACTTCCAGCAGTTAATCTCTGCCGTCGATTTCTGCCACAGCCGCGGCGTCTACCACCGTGACCTCAAGCCGGAGAATCTCCTCCTGGACGAACACGGCAACCTCAAGGTCTCCGACTTCGGACTCACCGCCTTCTCCGACCACCTTAAAGAGGACGGGCTGTTACACACCACGTGCGGCACGCCTGCGTACGTGTCACCGGAAGTTATTGCAAAGAAAGGCTATGACGGTGCCAAGGCTGATATATGGTCATGCGGAGTAATCCTCTACGTTCTCCTAGCTGGGTTTTTACCCTTTCAGGATGATAATTTGGTTGCcatgtataaaaaaatccatAGAGGGGACTTCAAGTGCCCACCGTGGTTCTCTCTCGATGCGAGAAAGCTTGTTACGAAACTGCTTGATCCGAATCCGAATACGAGGATTAGTATTTCTAAAGTGATGGAGTCTTCTTGGTTTAAGAAACAGGTGCCGAGGAAGGTGGAGGAGGTGGTTGAGAAGGTCGATTTGGAGGAGAAGATTGAGAATCAGGAGACGATGAATGCTTTCCACATAATCTCCTTGTCGGAGGGGTTCAATTTGTCGCCGTTGTTCGAGGAGAAGAGGAAGGAGGAGATGAGGTTCGCCACCGCGGGGACGCCGAGCAGCGTCATTTCGCGCCTGGAGGAGGTGGCCAAGGCGGGGAAGTTTGACGTGAAGAGTAGCGAGACGAAAGTGAGGCTTCAGGGACAGGAGCGTGGGAGGAAGGGGAAGCTAGCGATTGCGGCGGATATCTACGCCGTGACGCCGTCGTTTATGGTGGTGGAGGTCAAGAAGGACAATGGGGATACGTTGGAGTATAACCAGTTCTGCAGCAAACAACTTCGTCCTGCGCTTAAGGATATCTTCTGGAATTCTGCACCTGCCAGTGCTTGA
- the LOC100801457 gene encoding bHLH transcription factor RHL1 isoform X4, producing the protein MQPCSREMQGPNTTNSLFNNNTTCSNQPQIHFDTTSNDDFLKQMLSNLPSSSWTLDQTTPDNNVVFPYDVEHANLASKFRNHQITTDNDKASALMLHHHLLLSSSAAAANSQLLHMPFDSSAPNDVVDAPSFKSLTPNGEPASVQALYNGFSGSLQPNNQTHHFQQHPQPQVQSFGASAPANGGGSGQPKQRVRARRGQATDPHSIAERLRRERIAERMKALQELVPNANKTDKASMLDEIIDYVKFLQLQVKVLSMSRLGGAAAVAPLVAEGGGDCIQAKRSNSNDSLAMTEQQVAKLMEEDMGSAMQYLQGKGLCLMPISLASAISKATCHPFINGDGPSSPRMSALTLANAVVKDAASVSKS; encoded by the exons ATGCAACCTTGTAGCAGAGAAATGCAAGGCCCTAACACTACTAACTCTCTCTTCAACAACAATACTACCTGTAGTAATCAGCCGCAGATCCACTTCGACACCACTTCCAACGACGATTTCCTCAAGCAAATGCTTTCCAACCTCCCTTCTTCTTCATGGACCCTCGACCAAACCACACCCGATAATAACGTCGTTTTCCCCTACGACGTCGAACACGCCAACTTGGCCTCCAAGTTTCGCAACCACCAGATCACCACCGACAACGACAAGGCCTCCGCTCTCAtgctccaccaccacctcctcctCTCCTCCTCCGCCGCTGCCGCCAACTCCCAACTCCTCCACATGCCCTTTGACTCCTCCGCGCCAAACGACGTCGTTGACGCCCCCTCCTTCAAATCTCTCACTCCC AACGGTGAGCCTGCTTCCGTTCAAGCTCTCTACAACGGCTTCTCTGGATCTCTTCAACCCAATAATCAAACTCACCATTTTCAACAACACCCTCAGCCTCAGGTTCAG AGTTTTGGAGCTTCGGCTCCGGCTAACGGTGGCGGTTCGGGTCAGCCGAAGCAGAGGGTTAGAGCCAGGAGAGGACAAGCCACGGACCCACACAGCATCGCCGAAAGG TTACGGAGGGAGAGAATCGCAGAGCGAATGAAGGCCCTACAAGAACTAGTTCCTAATGCCAACAAG ACTGACAAGGCCTCCATGCTGGATGAGATCATCGATTATGTGAAGTTCCTACAGCTCCAAGTCAAG gttttaagCATGAGCAGATTGGGCGGTGCAGCAGCTGTGGCACCCCTTGTTGCTGAG GGTGGCGGTGACTGCATCCAAGCCAAACGCAGCAACTCAAACGACAGCCTCGCCATGACGGAGCAACAGGTGGCGAAGCTGATGGAGGAAGACATGGGTTCCGCCATGCAGTACTTGCAGGGCAAGGGTCTATGCCTGATGCCTATTTCGCTCGCCAGCGCAATCTCCAAAGCCACGTGTCACCCCTTCATCAACGGTGATGGGCCCTCCTCTCCCCGAATGTCCGCGCTCACTCTGGCTAACGCCGTCGTCAAAGACGCGGCCTCCGTTTCCAAGTCCTGA
- the LOC100801457 gene encoding bHLH transcription factor RHL1 isoform X3: protein MQPCSREMQGPNTTNSLFNNNTTCSNQPQIHFDTTSNDDFLKQMLSNLPSSSWTLDQTTPDNNVVFPYDVEHANLASKFRNHQITTDNDKASALMLHHHLLLSSSAAAANSQLLHMPFDSSAPNDVVDAPSFKSLTPNGEPASVQALYNGFSGSLQPNNQTHHFQQHPQPQGQSFGASAPANGGGSGQPKQRVRARRGQATDPHSIAERLRRERIAERMKALQELVPNANKTDKASMLDEIIDYVKFLQLQVKVLSMSRLGGAAAVAPLVAEGGGDCIQAKRSNSNDSLAMTEQQVAKLMEEDMGSAMQYLQGKGLCLMPISLASAISKATCHPFINGDGPSSPRMSALTLANAVVKDAASVSKS from the exons ATGCAACCTTGTAGCAGAGAAATGCAAGGCCCTAACACTACTAACTCTCTCTTCAACAACAATACTACCTGTAGTAATCAGCCGCAGATCCACTTCGACACCACTTCCAACGACGATTTCCTCAAGCAAATGCTTTCCAACCTCCCTTCTTCTTCATGGACCCTCGACCAAACCACACCCGATAATAACGTCGTTTTCCCCTACGACGTCGAACACGCCAACTTGGCCTCCAAGTTTCGCAACCACCAGATCACCACCGACAACGACAAGGCCTCCGCTCTCAtgctccaccaccacctcctcctCTCCTCCTCCGCCGCTGCCGCCAACTCCCAACTCCTCCACATGCCCTTTGACTCCTCCGCGCCAAACGACGTCGTTGACGCCCCCTCCTTCAAATCTCTCACTCCC AACGGTGAGCCTGCTTCCGTTCAAGCTCTCTACAACGGCTTCTCTGGATCTCTTCAACCCAATAATCAAACTCACCATTTTCAACAACACCCTCAGCCTCAG GGGCAGAGTTTTGGAGCTTCGGCTCCGGCTAACGGTGGCGGTTCGGGTCAGCCGAAGCAGAGGGTTAGAGCCAGGAGAGGACAAGCCACGGACCCACACAGCATCGCCGAAAGG TTACGGAGGGAGAGAATCGCAGAGCGAATGAAGGCCCTACAAGAACTAGTTCCTAATGCCAACAAG ACTGACAAGGCCTCCATGCTGGATGAGATCATCGATTATGTGAAGTTCCTACAGCTCCAAGTCAAG gttttaagCATGAGCAGATTGGGCGGTGCAGCAGCTGTGGCACCCCTTGTTGCTGAG GGTGGCGGTGACTGCATCCAAGCCAAACGCAGCAACTCAAACGACAGCCTCGCCATGACGGAGCAACAGGTGGCGAAGCTGATGGAGGAAGACATGGGTTCCGCCATGCAGTACTTGCAGGGCAAGGGTCTATGCCTGATGCCTATTTCGCTCGCCAGCGCAATCTCCAAAGCCACGTGTCACCCCTTCATCAACGGTGATGGGCCCTCCTCTCCCCGAATGTCCGCGCTCACTCTGGCTAACGCCGTCGTCAAAGACGCGGCCTCCGTTTCCAAGTCCTGA
- the LOC100801457 gene encoding bHLH transcription factor RHL1 isoform X5: MQPCSREMQGPNTTNSLFNNNTTCSNQPQIHFDTTSNDDFLKQMLSNLPSSSWTLDQTTPDNNVVFPYDVEHANLASKFRNHQITTDNDKASALMLHHHLLLSSSAAAANSQLLHMPFDSSAPNDVVDAPSFKSLTPNGEPASVQALYNGFSGSLQPNNQTHHFQQHPQPQSFGASAPANGGGSGQPKQRVRARRGQATDPHSIAERLRRERIAERMKALQELVPNANKTDKASMLDEIIDYVKFLQLQVKVLSMSRLGGAAAVAPLVAEGGGDCIQAKRSNSNDSLAMTEQQVAKLMEEDMGSAMQYLQGKGLCLMPISLASAISKATCHPFINGDGPSSPRMSALTLANAVVKDAASVSKS, encoded by the exons ATGCAACCTTGTAGCAGAGAAATGCAAGGCCCTAACACTACTAACTCTCTCTTCAACAACAATACTACCTGTAGTAATCAGCCGCAGATCCACTTCGACACCACTTCCAACGACGATTTCCTCAAGCAAATGCTTTCCAACCTCCCTTCTTCTTCATGGACCCTCGACCAAACCACACCCGATAATAACGTCGTTTTCCCCTACGACGTCGAACACGCCAACTTGGCCTCCAAGTTTCGCAACCACCAGATCACCACCGACAACGACAAGGCCTCCGCTCTCAtgctccaccaccacctcctcctCTCCTCCTCCGCCGCTGCCGCCAACTCCCAACTCCTCCACATGCCCTTTGACTCCTCCGCGCCAAACGACGTCGTTGACGCCCCCTCCTTCAAATCTCTCACTCCC AACGGTGAGCCTGCTTCCGTTCAAGCTCTCTACAACGGCTTCTCTGGATCTCTTCAACCCAATAATCAAACTCACCATTTTCAACAACACCCTCAGCCTCAG AGTTTTGGAGCTTCGGCTCCGGCTAACGGTGGCGGTTCGGGTCAGCCGAAGCAGAGGGTTAGAGCCAGGAGAGGACAAGCCACGGACCCACACAGCATCGCCGAAAGG TTACGGAGGGAGAGAATCGCAGAGCGAATGAAGGCCCTACAAGAACTAGTTCCTAATGCCAACAAG ACTGACAAGGCCTCCATGCTGGATGAGATCATCGATTATGTGAAGTTCCTACAGCTCCAAGTCAAG gttttaagCATGAGCAGATTGGGCGGTGCAGCAGCTGTGGCACCCCTTGTTGCTGAG GGTGGCGGTGACTGCATCCAAGCCAAACGCAGCAACTCAAACGACAGCCTCGCCATGACGGAGCAACAGGTGGCGAAGCTGATGGAGGAAGACATGGGTTCCGCCATGCAGTACTTGCAGGGCAAGGGTCTATGCCTGATGCCTATTTCGCTCGCCAGCGCAATCTCCAAAGCCACGTGTCACCCCTTCATCAACGGTGATGGGCCCTCCTCTCCCCGAATGTCCGCGCTCACTCTGGCTAACGCCGTCGTCAAAGACGCGGCCTCCGTTTCCAAGTCCTGA